One Papaver somniferum cultivar HN1 unplaced genomic scaffold, ASM357369v1 unplaced-scaffold_35, whole genome shotgun sequence DNA window includes the following coding sequences:
- the LOC113342177 gene encoding uncharacterized protein LOC113342177 yields the protein MHAGRTCNYHYNGRKPKFIRKHNFFLGFKSIILIAFPVTEIPKFYQSSPMSKQNHKINSIPFTRSYPQTLILYFNYANLCSSRLTKPPFNSIKHAISINQNEDGEEVSTLANQLHDTTLQIDDADNEIMNHFEYETDDSEKDWENTLIGKIIIEGRMSRKSVEKHLNLTWDFIDSEEIKLKNLLPEFMKEKVIREMGNIMGDVIAIDPPNYIPADGELVKVCVTVDMNKPLRRGTLAIIVVGITRWVRYFYEKQPHKVCPNFYVINLSSKKMFSLVEAAHKNPHNFGVKGTLLCKSELNLVLSCKPEGLVEKDASLFPY from the exons ATGCATGCGGGTCGCACATGCAATTATCACTATAACGGACGAAAACCTAAATTCATCAGAAAACATAATTTCTTTCTGGGGTTCAAGTCAATTATCCTTATTGCCTTTCCCGTAACGGAAATTCCTAAGTTCTATCAATCATCTCCGATGTCAAAGCAAAATCACAAGATAAATTCCATCCCTTTTACTAGGAGTTACCCACAGACCCTAATTCTCTATTTCAATTATGCAAATTTGTGTTCTTCAAGACTAACGAAGCCGCCATTCAACTCAATTAAGCATGCAATCTCTATTAACCAAAACGAAGATGGTGAAGAGGTATCAACTCTTGCAAACCAGCTGCATGACACCACTCTGCAGATCGATGATGCTGATAATGAAATTATGAACCACTTTGAATATGAAACAGATGATAGTGAAAAAGATTGGgaaaataccctaattggaaaaaTTATAATTGAGGGGAGAATGTCAAGGAAATCTGTGGAGAAACATCTGAATCTCACTTGGGATTTTATCGATTCCGAAGAAATCAAG CTGAAGAATCTGCTACCGGAGTTCATGAAAGAAAAAGTAATAAGAGAAATGGGAAATATCATGGGAGATGTAATTGCAATTGACCCACCAAACTACATCCCTGCTGATGGAGAACTGGTCAAGGTTTGTGTTACTGTGGATATGAACAAACCACTTAGAAGAGGAACCCTTGCCATTATTGTTGTTGGCATTACCAGGTGGGTCAGATACTTTTACGAAAAGCAACCACACAAAGTTTGCCCAAATTTTTATGTGATAAACCTTTCTAGCAAGAAAATGTTCTCTCTCGTGGAAGCTGCTCACAAAAATCCACATAATTTTGGAGTTAAGGGAACCCTTCTATGCAAGTCAGAACTCAATCTTGTCCTGTCATGCAAACCAGAAGGGCTAGTAGAAAAGGACGCCAGTTTGTTCCCCTACTGA